The sequence GAGGACTACCTACCAAATGAGAAGAGGGTTATGTATGATAAAATGAATCCGTCAATGCAACCTGGTAGTTTGTTTCCCAACATGAAGGAATTTCAAATTGCTATGAGGCAGTATGCCATAAAGCATGAGTTCGAGCTTGGAATCGATGTAACTTCGACTACCAGATACGTCGGATATTGTAAATGTGGTGATTGTCAATGGAGGATTTATGCACGAGAGGAAAAGAAAGGATTACCGACCATTGTGGTATGTTAATTCATAAATTTGTACCAAAGCTATGTTGTGAATTTAGGGTTTGTTTGTGTGCAAAGTTGTGATTCGACTATTTTTGCAGGTTGTTGTATTGCATGATTCGCATACTTGCACATCTAGTGGAAGGAAGAAGACGACTACACCAAGTTGTGGATGGGTAGCTTTTCACGCTTTACCACTACTTATGAAGAAACCCCAGATGGGTGCCAAGGAATTGCAAGATACACTTCAAGGAGTTCACAATGTCATTATTGGTTATGACACAGtttggaaggggaaggagaaggcaTTATAATAGTTGTTTGGCAGTTGGGATGAGGGTTTCAAGCTACTATTCTCTTGGCGGGAGCCGGGAGGCAGTACTTGCTAAGGCGTCTGACAGCATTGTAGAGATTGATGTGGTTTTAGAGGATGGGAAGTACTATTTCAACCATTTCTTTTGTGCCCTAGGGCCGTGCATCTCAGGTTTTAGGGATGGTTGTACACCATACCTAAGTGTTGACGCGACCGCACTTAACGGTAGATGGAATGGGCAGCTTGCTTCATCAACTGGTGTGGATGGGCATAATTGGATGTATCCTTTAGCATTTGGGTTTTTCCAATCTGAGACAGTAGAAAGTTGGATTTGGTTCATGTCATAATTGAAGAAGGTTGTTGGAGACCTTGGAGTACTCGCTATTTGTTCGGACGCTCAAAAAGGCTTAATGCATGTAGTGACACATTGTTTCCCTCATGCTGAGAAGAGAGAGTGCTTCCGACATCTAATGGGCAACTATGTCAAAAGCTACTCAGGTTCCAAACACATGTATCCAGCTGCCAGGGCATATAGGAGTGAAGTGTTTGAGCACCATGTCAGCTAAGTAAGAAGTGTTCCTAAGATAGCTGAATATTTGGATCAACATCACAAATTCCTTTGGTACAGGAGTGGTTTCGACCCATCTGTTAAATGTGATTACATAACAAACAACATGGTTGAGGTCTTTAACAACTAGGTGAAGGATCACAAGGACCTACCAGTTTGTGACTTAGCTGATAAGATTAGAGAGATGACCATGGAGTTGTTTCATAGGAGAAGAAGGATAGGGGAAAGACTCCAGGGTTTGATCTTGCCATCTGTTATGGCTACATTGAAAGCTCAGACTAGAGGGTTGGGCCATTTGACAATTGTCAAAAGTGACAATTACTTGGCAGAGGTGAGGGATAGTACTAATTGTTTGACAAAACATGTGGTGAAGGCAGAGTCGAGACAATGTTCTTGTCAAGAGTGGCAGCACACAGGGAAACCTTGTCAACATGGATTGGCAGTGATTATTGCCCAGGATGTAAGGAATGTTGGTATGGAGAACTTTGTCGATGATTATTATTATGTTGACAAGTTTAGAAAAGCTTACATGCGAAGGATTCCACCAATTGGTGACCGTTCTTTTTGGCCAAAGGTGGATTTTTCAAATGAAGTGGCTTGTTAAGAAAATTACTCCGAGGAAAAAAACTGAAGCGTGATGCGCAAAGGGAGTAGTACTAATGTTGCCAGTCGTTGTTGTCCCAGAAAAAACTGTATTAGGGAACAATGTTTGTGAACTATGTTTGTATGTGTATTTGTGGTCCCAGAAATTCTGTTTGTGAACAGCAAGAATTTCTGTTTGTGAACTGTATCAGTGTGTTTGTGAACACAAACTGCATTCTGTTTGTGAACCATTCCCAGAAAATCAGTCTGTTTTCAGTTTGTGTTCCCAGGTACTATGCACTAAGTTTTCAGTCTGTTTTCAGTTTGTGCTCCTCTCCTAAAGCAGTTTGTGTTCCCAGAAATTCAGTCTATTAATTTAGTTTGTGTTCCCAGAAATTCAGTCTGTTTTCAGTTTGTGCTCCTCTCCTAAAGCAGTTTGTGTTCCCAGAAATTCAGTTTGTGTTCCCAGAAATTTCAGTTTGTGCTCCTCTCCTAAAGCAGTTTGTGTTCCCAGAAATTCAGTCTGTTAATTCAGTTTGTGTTCCAGAAATTCAGTTTGTGTTCCCAGATATTCAGTCTGTTTTCAGTTTATGCTCCTCTCCTAAAGCAGGCAATTCGTGTTCCCAAGAAATTCAGTTTGTGTTCCCAGAAAATCAGTCACTAAGTTTTCAGTTAATTCAGTCTGTTTTCAGTGACAAACAATGAATACAGTCTGTTTTCAGTCTGTTATCCCTTCACAACATAGAATGCAGTCACAAACATCACAAACTGAATGCTCCCATTAACTAGCAGATAGATAGTCTTACATAAAGCAGACTGTGTTGTGAGTCACAAACATAAAGCAGACTGTTATCCCTTCACAACACAGAAAGCAGTCTGTTTTGAGTCACAAACATAGAATGCAGTCACAAAAATCACTGATGCTCCCATTAACTAGCAGATAGATAGTCTTACATAAAGACAACCACATCACAAATGTTACAAGTACATAGTCTTGACATCACAAAAGTCTGACTTACTGGttacaagttcatctcatgacacaaactagttacaagttcatctcatgaccaCAAAAGAAACAGACTATCTGCTTATAGGACCACAGAAGGAACATACTAATAGTGTTGACAACTCAAACAGTACGATCATAAATCTCATCGTAGTCGTAGCCCATAATACGacaatgtgaaagtcgcctagaaggggggtgaataggcaaatctgaaatttacaaagtttaagcacaactactagccggggttagcgttagaaatataatcgagtccgaaaaaagggcgaaaacaaatcacaagcaaataagagcggatgacacggtgatttgttttaccgaggttcggttcttgcaaacctactcaccgttgaggtgatcacaaagaccgggtctctttcaaccatttccctatctccaacggtcacttagaccgagtgagcttccttccttgatttcccgggtcacttagactccgcaaggaccaccacacaattggtgtctcttgcttcgcttacaaggctttgagagtaacaatgagagaaagaagaaagccaaccaagcaacaagagcaacaaaagaacacaagtcgatctcctcacaagtcctaaaaactagagttgaattgtggactttgattagatcggaggctttgatttgtgtcttggagtgttgtgtattgctcttgtattgaatgaggagtagtgaatgcttggatgccttgaagtgttggtggttgggggtatctataggcccaaccaccaaagtgactGTTGGGGAagactgctgtcgtatggcgcaccggacagtccggtgcgccaccggacactgtccggtgcgccagccacgtcacccaaccgttagggttcgaccgttggagcttctgacatgtgggccaccggacagtccggtggtgcaccggacaggtcctgctcactgtctggtgcgccatctgacgcctgctctgacttctgcgcgcgcagttgcactgttcactgttcactgtagacttttgcagacgaccgttggcgcagttagccgttgctccgctggcacaccggacagtccggcgaattatagcggagtggcttcccaaattcccgaaggtggcaagtttggagttgatctccctagtgcaccggacactgtccggtggtgcaccggacactgtccggtggtgcaccggacagtccggtgcgccagaccagggttgccttcagttgtcttttgctctttttatttgaaccctttcttggacttttttttattggtttgtgttgaacctttggcacctgtagaacttataatctagaacaaactagttagtccaattatttgtgttgggcaattcaaccaccaaaatcatttaggaaaaggtgtgagcctatttccctttcaatctccccctttttggtgattgatgccaacacaaaccaaagcaaatatataagtgcagaattgaactagtttgcataatgtaagtgtaaaggttacttggaattaaaccaatatacatttcataagatatgcatggatgctttcttcatatttaacattttcgaccacgcttgcaccacttgttttgtttttgcaaactcttttagaaattcttttcaaagtccttttgcaaatagtcaaaggcaaatgaataagatttcgagaagcattttcaagatttggaattttctcccccctgtttcaaatgtttttcctttgactaaacaaaactccccctcaatgaaattctcctcttagtgttcaagagggttttagatataaattttgaaagaggtcataccggtttgaaattatatcaaaaataagatatcaattgaaaaacttctttaatacaaattgaaagtctaaaatttttgaaatttgtggtggtgcggtccttttgctttgggctaatactttctccccctttggcatgaatcgccaaaaacggatacttgtgagtgaaatataagccctttcactTTCTCTCCCATTTAGCAAACAATatataagtgaagattataccaaatcggagtaacgacgaaggatgaataattcgatggagtagagtggaagccttgtcttcgccgaagaactccatttccctttcaatctatgacttagcatgaaatacacttgaaaaccacattagtcataacacatgaaagagatgtgatcaaaggtatataaatgagctatgtgtgcaaaatatcaatcaaaattcctagaatcaagaatgtttagctcatgcctaagtttggtaaaagttttctcatctaatggattggtaaagatatcggctaattgttctttggtgctaacataagcaatctcgatatccccctttgttggtgatccctcaaaaagtgatactgaatggctatgtgcctagtgcgactgtgctcaacgggattatccgccatgcggattgcactctcattataacataggagaggaactttggttaatttgtaaccatagtccctaagggtttgcctcatccaaagtaattacgcgcaacaatggcctgcggcgatGTACTcgacttcgacggtagaaagaactacagaattttgtttctttgaagcccaagacaccaggtgaaagggaattaggcttacacctagtccctaattaattttggtggttgaattgcccaacacaaataattggactaactagtttgctcaagtgtatagattatacaggtgtaaaaggttcacactcagccaataaaaagatcaagttttggattcaacaaaggagcaaagaggcaaccgaaggcacctctggtctgggggcaccggactgtccggtgcaccagaggactccaactcgaactcgctaccttcgggaatttctcaggccggcgcgctataattcaccggactgtccggtgtacaccggacagtgtccggtgctccaaggaagcgcggcctccggaactcgccagcctcgggaacgcgcagcagccgctccgctataattcaccggacatgtccggtgtgcaccggactgtccggtgcatcctcggagcaacgactatttcggcgccaacggctacctgcgatgcatttaatgcgcgcacagcgcgcgcagaaggcaggcgcgcccatactggcgcaccggacatggaacagtacatgtccggtgtgcaccggacatccaggcgggcccacaagtcaggagctccaacggtcagaatccaacggcattggtgacgtggctggggcaccggacatgtccggtgtgcaccggactgtccggtgcgccatcgaacagacaacctccaccaacggtcaagtttggtggttggggctataaataccccaaccacccccacattcattgcatccaagttttccagcttccaaccactatacaagagctagcattcattacaaagcacaccaaaagagatcaaatcctctcccaactccacacaaagccttagtgactagagagagtgatttgtagtgttcatttgagctcttgcgcttggatcgcttctttttctttggcattctttgttgtgatcaaacactcacttgtaattgaggcaagaggcaccaatcgtgtggtggcccttgcgggaagtttgattcccaagtgatttgagaagagaagctcactcggtccaagggaccgtttgagagagggaagggttgaaagagacccggcctttgtggcctcctcaacggggagtaggtttgagagaaccgaacctcggtaaaacaaatccgtgtgtctcacttcattattcgcttgcgatttgttttgcgccctctctcgcggactcgattatatttctaacgctaacccgacttgtagttgtgattatttttgagaatttcagtttcgccctattcacccccccccccctctaggcgactttcaattggtatcaaagctcggtgcttcattagagcctaaccgctcgaagtgatgtcgggagatcatgccaagaaggagatggagaccggcgaaaagcccactacaagccacgggagcacttcatcggaagagtcccgcaccaagaggaaggagaagaagaagagctcctccaacaaagggaaggagaagaaatcttcttctcaccacaaagagaagaaggagagatcttcctctcacaagccacatcggagtggggacaagcacaagaggatgaggaaagtggtctactacgagaccgacacttcatcaacatcgacctccggctccgatgcgccctccgtaacttctaaatgccaagagcgtaagaagtttagtaagatccccttacactatcctcgtacatctagacatactccattactttccgttccattaggcaaaccgccaacctttgacggtgaagattatgctaggtggagtgatttaatgaaatttcatctaacctcactccacaaaagtatatggaatgttgttgagtttggagcacaggtaccatccgtaggggatgaggattatgatgaggacgaggtggcccaaa is a genomic window of Zea mays cultivar B73 chromosome 5, Zm-B73-REFERENCE-NAM-5.0, whole genome shotgun sequence containing:
- the LOC103626117 gene encoding uncharacterized protein, whose product is MSSPPCSSSLPLVALGGNTANKDNDWEFLVLCDFWEEEGRRDVPSEMQMYSQLGLNEEDKAKENKRDEAVLGGTSNLDQSEPINFGDNSIDQPCEDYLPNEKRVMYDKMNPSMQPGSLFPNMKEFQIAMRQYAIKHEFELGIDVTSTTRYVGYCKCGDCQWRIYAREEKKGLPTIVVVVLHDSHTCTSSGRKKTTTPSCGWVAFHALPLLMKKPQMGAKELQDTLQGVHNVIIGYDTVWKGKEKAL